The genomic DNA TATCAGAAATTTTTTAATAAATACAGGAAAAAATTAAATGGTCTAGTTGCTATATCTCCAAGCGCAAGGGATAGTGTTTCTTCTTATATTCCAGGGGATTATAAAATAATTCCCTGCGGAGTAGATAAAGAAAAATTTAACCCAAACGCAAAACCAAGAGAAGAGTTCTCAGATAAAAGACCCAAAATTCTTTATTTTGGAAGGTTAGACAGGAGAAAGGGCTTGCCCGAGCTTTTGAAAGTAATTCCTTTAATAAAAGAAGAAGTGCCAGATATTTTACTTATTGTTGCAGGCAGGGGGCGTCTTGAAAAAAAATGCAGAAAGATTGTCAGGGACCTTAATATTTCAAAATCAGTTGTTTTTAAGGGATTTATTCCAGAAAAAGAAGTTCCATCTTATTATGCCTCTTGTGATGTTTATTGCTCGCCGGCCCTGGGAGGTGAATCATTTGGAATTGTGCTTGTTGAAGCCATGGCTTGCCAAAAAGCCGTTGCCGCTTCTCAAATTATAGGGTATGATTATGTTTTAAGAGACGGTTATAACGGATTATTTTTTGACCCAAGAAGTCCTAAGGATATTGCGAAAAAACTTATAAGGCTCTTAAAAGACAAAGATTTAAGAGATAAGTTAGCGAGGAACAGTAAAGATTTTGTTAAGGACTATTCCTGGGAAAGAGTTGCAAAAAACATAGAAAATTATTATCTTGATATTGTAAAAAAGAGAAGAAAATTGCAATACTAATTCTTCAGGGGCCTTTTCTTTTTTACAATTTTTGGTAGACTGGTTATATTATTTAGCCCTATATTCTAGGAAATTATTTATATGAAAGAGAAAAAGAATAATAAGATTTGGAAAAATATAATATATGTATTTTTGGGATTGCTTTTATTGGCAGCGCTTTTTTCTCTGTTTAATTTTTCAAAAAAAGTAGAAGAAGTTGGCGTAAATGCGCTTGCAGGACAAATTGAAAAAGGAGAGGTAAAAAAAATGGAGGTTGTGGGAGATAGAGTAAATATAGAATTAAAAGATGGCAAGAAAGAATTCGCAATCAGAGACACAAGCGCCCCCATGGAAGAAGTTTTAAAGAACTACGGAGTAGATAATATAGAACTTAAAGGAATTGAGATAGTTTATCGTTCCCAAGGAGATAGCAATACTTGGCTTTTTGTTATAATTTCAATTGTGCCTTTTATATTGATTATTTTCTTTTTTTGGTGGATGTTTAGGCAAGGACAGCAAGGAGCAACTCAAGCATTTTCTTTCGGAAGATCAAAAGCAAGAGAATACGGCGGTAGCGGAAAAATAAGAGAAAGAGTTACTTTCCGTGATGTAGCTGATCTTGAGGAAGCAAAACAAGAGCTTCAGGAAATTGTTGAATTTTTAAAAACCCCAAAGAAATTTTTAGACATGGGTGCAAGAATTCCAAGAGGAGTTTTGTTGGTTGGCCCTCCGGGATGTGGAAAAACACTACTTGCAAGAGCAGTTGCTGCAGAAGCTGGTGTTCCTTTCTTTTCAATCTCCGGATCTGAATTTGTTGAAATGTTTGTCGGCGTTGGAGCATCCCGAGTGAGAGATCTTTTTGCAAACGCCAGAAAGAATCAGCCCTCGATTATTTTCGTAGACGAATTAGATGCTGTTGGAAGGCATAGGGGTGCCGGGCTTGGCGGAGGACATGATGAAAGAGAACAAACGTTAAATCAAATTTTAGTTGAAATGGATGGTTTTGAAAGAGAGGCAACTTGCATTGTAATGGCAGCAACCAATAGGCCAGATATTTTAGATCCCGCACTTTTACGGCCGGGAAGATTTGATCGTCATGTAATTTTGGACGAGCCAGATATTAAAGGAAGACAAGAGATTTTAAAGATTCACACAAAAGATAAACCTTTGGAAAAGAATATTGATTTAAGGGAAATCGCAGAAAGAACTTCTGGTTTTTCAGGAGCTGATATTGCAAATTTGGTAAACGAAGCTGCGATTTTAGCTGCGAGAAAAAATAAAAAAGAAATTAATCAAGAAGATTTAAGAGAATCAATTGAAAAAGTTCTTTTGGGCCCCGAAAGGAAAAGCCATATTCTTTCAGAGAAGGAAAAAGAAATTGCAGCCTTCCACGAAGCAGGACATGCTCTTGTTTCTGCTTTTATGCCAGACTCAGAGCCAGTCCATAAAATTTCTATTGTATCTCGTGGTATGGCAGCGGGTTACACCCTTAAGTTACCAAGCAGAGATAAATATTTAAAGACAAAAACAGAATTTGTTTCAGAATTAGCAACTTTACTTGGGGGATATGAGACAGAAAAGATGATTTTTAACGAAATCACCACGGGAGCTTCAAACGACCTTCGAAAATCCACCGACCTTGCAAGAAAATTAGTTATGGAGTATGGTATGTCTCGTCTGGGCCCTGTGACTTTTGGTAAGAAAGAAAGCATGGTTTTTTTAGGAAAAGAGATTACAGAACAAAGAAATTTTTCAGAAGAAGTGGCAGAAAAAATTGACAAAGAAGTAGAAAGGCTTATAAATGAAGCAGAAAAAGATGCTAGTAGAGTTCTTGCTGAGAGAAAGCATCTTCTTGAAAAGATTGCAAAAAGATTAATAAAAGAAGAAACAATTGAAAGGAAGGAATTTGAAGAAATAATTGGCATAAATATTCAACCCGCCAAAAAACAAAAGTAAATCTTCATGGGCGCGTGTAGCTCAGTGGTTAGAGCACGTGACTTATAATCACGGGGTCGATGGTTCAAATCCATCCACGCGCACCTCGTGTATTTTAAAAAATAAATCCAGAGTAGACTATGCTTATTGATTTGGATTGTAAGAGGGCAGTTAGCTCAGTTGGTTAGAGCGCATGGTCGACATCCATGAGGTCATAGGTTCGAATCCTATACTGCCCACCGAAAGGTACAAATTAATTTTATTTAAAGATAGAGAGTAAAAGCATTAATTTTACTCCTATAAAATTATGGCAGAAATAAATGTTTTAAAATTAGGAGGGATAAAAGAAAATTTACCCGAAATGAGAGCGGGGGACACTGTTAGAGTTTCGGAAAAAATTTTAGAGAAGAGCAAGAAAAAATCTCAGGTTTTTGAGGGTATTTTGATTTCAAAAAAACATGGCAAAGGCATAAATGCTACTTTCACCCTAAGAGCTAATGTTGGTGGAGTAGGTGTTGAGAAAACATATCCTTGGCATTCTCCGTTAATTGAAAAAATACAAGTAATAAAGAAGGGAAAAGCAAGAAGGGCAAAGCTTTATTATCTAAGAGAAAAAGCAGAGAAGAAGATTAGAAGAAAATTGAAATCAAAAAGAGTTCAAGTAGTAGAAGAAGTCTATAAAGAGAAAACCAAAGAAGTAGAAAAAAAAGAAGCTAATAAAAAAGAGATTCCCAGGGAAATAAAAAGCAAAGAGGAGAAGGAAAAACCAGAAAAAAAATAGAAAAGCCCAGGTGGCGGAATTGGTATACGCGGCAGCTTGAGGAGCTGTGCTCTTTTTGGGCATGCGGGTTCGACTCCCGCCCTGGGCATATTTACTCTTATGATTTTAAAAATCGGACATCGTGGGGCTTGTGGTTATGAACCAGAAAATACTCTACGTTCTTTTGAAAAAGCCCTCCAACTCGGGGTTGATATGATAGAATTAGACGTGCGTATTTGTAAAAGTGGCGACTTGGTTGTTATACATGATGATAAGCTTGAAAGAACTACAAACGGAGAGGGTAGAGTTTCGGAAAAGTGGCTCTATGACTTACGAAAATTAGATGCCGGCAAAGGCGAGAAAATTCCTCTTCTTGAAGAAGTACTGGATTTAATTTCCGGAAAAGCAAAAGTAAATATTGAGCTTAAAGAGGAAAACATTGCAAATTATGTATTTGAAATAATCGAAAAATACATAAAAGGCGATAAATGGTCTCAAGATGATTTTTTGATATCTTCT from Candidatus Paceibacterota bacterium includes the following:
- a CDS encoding glycosyltransferase family 4 protein gives rise to the protein MKICIASDAYYPYPSGVSEYTYYVAKYLREFGHEVKILTTNYPNEKGIVDKDTEKDVKRIGRVFFLPANKSYATPTIGFRVKRIVRDFIRRENFDLLHLHTPMLPPGISFYALRASNTANVAVFHSTTFKFWKRGTFLYQKFFNKYRKKLNGLVAISPSARDSVSSYIPGDYKIIPCGVDKEKFNPNAKPREEFSDKRPKILYFGRLDRRKGLPELLKVIPLIKEEVPDILLIVAGRGRLEKKCRKIVRDLNISKSVVFKGFIPEKEVPSYYASCDVYCSPALGGESFGIVLVEAMACQKAVAASQIIGYDYVLRDGYNGLFFDPRSPKDIAKKLIRLLKDKDLRDKLARNSKDFVKDYSWERVAKNIENYYLDIVKKRRKLQY
- the ftsH gene encoding ATP-dependent zinc metalloprotease FtsH, with the translated sequence MKEKKNNKIWKNIIYVFLGLLLLAALFSLFNFSKKVEEVGVNALAGQIEKGEVKKMEVVGDRVNIELKDGKKEFAIRDTSAPMEEVLKNYGVDNIELKGIEIVYRSQGDSNTWLFVIISIVPFILIIFFFWWMFRQGQQGATQAFSFGRSKAREYGGSGKIRERVTFRDVADLEEAKQELQEIVEFLKTPKKFLDMGARIPRGVLLVGPPGCGKTLLARAVAAEAGVPFFSISGSEFVEMFVGVGASRVRDLFANARKNQPSIIFVDELDAVGRHRGAGLGGGHDEREQTLNQILVEMDGFEREATCIVMAATNRPDILDPALLRPGRFDRHVILDEPDIKGRQEILKIHTKDKPLEKNIDLREIAERTSGFSGADIANLVNEAAILAARKNKKEINQEDLRESIEKVLLGPERKSHILSEKEKEIAAFHEAGHALVSAFMPDSEPVHKISIVSRGMAAGYTLKLPSRDKYLKTKTEFVSELATLLGGYETEKMIFNEITTGASNDLRKSTDLARKLVMEYGMSRLGPVTFGKKESMVFLGKEITEQRNFSEEVAEKIDKEVERLINEAEKDASRVLAERKHLLEKIAKRLIKEETIERKEFEEIIGINIQPAKKQK
- a CDS encoding glycerophosphodiester phosphodiesterase family protein, which produces MILKIGHRGACGYEPENTLRSFEKALQLGVDMIELDVRICKSGDLVVIHDDKLERTTNGEGRVSEKWLYDLRKLDAGKGEKIPLLEEVLDLISGKAKVNIELKEENIANYVFEIIEKYIKGDKWSQDDFLISSFHLPALQEFDNLNPDIKTGLLTFFCRRILKKLSEKLIFIL